The genomic segment CGACGGCATTGTCCGCCACGTCAACCTCCCCTCAGCACCCTCATCGCAGCCGGCAATCGGACCGGCCGCGCTTGTGACGACTTCTACTTCCTGGTCACCCGCTGTGCCACGTACTCACGGCGCCAGGAGACCTCCCTACTCTCATCGACGGTGACCTTCCACCGCAGGACGTCAATTGCTGCGCCAACGCCGAAGTGGTCCAGGTAGTAGTGGCATGAGTCGAATCCGAGTTCGACCCGGCCGCCCGCACGGCTCAGCCGGGGCGGTTCGAGTGCGATCGCGCCGAGTTGTGGATGCGCGGCCACAGCACTGGCAACGTCGTCGATGAACCAACCGGACCGCGCCAGCTCACTGACGGTGGGCGCGGAGACGACGGGCCCATCAATCCTGGGTCCGGAGTAGAACTCGCCCAACAGTTCGGCGTACGCCATCGGATTCAGGTCATCGACGAGCCGGCGGCCGAGGTCGCGCATGGTGGCCAGGTCGTTCACACAAAGGACGGTCCCGTCACAGCATTCGAGCATCCCGTACGTCTCGAGCATGACGTCCTCGACCGGGGTGCGCATCACAACCCAGACGGCCTCATCGACCCAGCTCTCCTGGGCAATCAACCAGTCGGAGTGTTGGAACCCGTAGGAACCCCAGTTGGTGCGGACGGTCATGCTGTCCGGCCAGTCCCGCCGCGCGGTGATGCGTTCGTCGGGAGCGTTCAAGATGTAGCGCTCCAGCGCCGCAACCATCCGGTCACCGTTCACCGCGCACCTCCGGCGCCCACCCGGCTGACGCACCCGGCCGCGTAGCCGAGCCGCCACCGTCGCCCAACCGCATCGGCACCCATGTCGCTCATGGTCGGCTCACGCACTTTGCGACATAGTCCCGGACCCACCGCACTTCGCCAGCCGGACCGCGGAACACCTTCCATCGAAGTACGTCGACGGACCCTCGAAATGCCTCATGATAGTGACAGGAGCTGAAGGTCAACTCGACATGGTCGGTGGTTGTGTGGACAGACGGGGGTTCCATCAGGGCCGGATCGAGAAAGGGAAACTTTTCGAGAATCTGACTTACCTCTCGGACCAGCCAGCCGGATCTGGTGCTCTCACTAACCGCGGGAGCGTAAACGACAGGGCCGTCGATATCGGGAACCGAGTAGAATTCGGCCAGCAGCTCAGCGTAGGCGAGAGGATCCGGCTCCTTTCCCAGCCGAAGTCCCAGCTCCCGTGCTACATCGACCTTGTTGACGAACAACACCTCGCCCTTGGTCGGGACAATCAGACCATATGTCGGTACCGGCACGTGGTCGATCGGGGAACTCAGAACGACCCTTACCGCTTCTTCAACCCACAACTCCCTGGCCACTAGCCAGTCCGCCGGCTCGAAGTCGTACCATCCCAGGTTCGTCTGGAGGGTCATGCCGTCGGACCAGCTCCGTCGACCGCGAATCTGCTCGCGAGGGTTCAGAATGTGGCGCTCGAAGGCCGCCGCCAGCCGATCAACGTCCACCCGACACCCTCCCCGCCAGGCGCTCTCGGCGCCAGGAAACTCCCTCGTCCTCAGCACCACTCACAAGCCACCGACGCACGTCGATTGCTGATCCGATGCCGGCCGGGTTGAAGTAGTAGTGACAGGAATCGAAGCTAAGTTCATCAGTCACTCGCGGTGGTTTGGGTTCAACCGGAGCGAGTTGCGGGTGGTTGGCCAAGGTAGCTGCGACGTCGCAAACCAGCCAGCCGGATGGAGTTCGTTCGCTTACCGTGGGCGCGGAGACGATCGGCCCATCGATCTTCGCACCGGAATAGAACTCGGCCAGCAACTCGGCGTAGGCAAGCGGGTTCAGGTCGCCGCCGAGCCGGCGGCCGAGATCCCGCATCGCTGCCAGGTCATTGACGTAGAGCACGCTGCCGTCGCGGTTAAGAACCAGGCCGTACGACTCCAGCATGACGTCCTCGATCGGAGTGCTCCGGATGACCCGCACCGCTTCGTCGACCCAGGACTCCCGAGCGATCAACCAGCCAACCGGCTCGATGTCGTACCAGCCCCAGTTCGTCCCTACGGTGATGCCGTCCGGCCAGTCCCGTCTTGCACTGATGCGTTCGTGGGGAGACCTCAAGACGTAACGTTCGAGCGCCGCAACCAACCGGTCACCGTGCACGGAACACCACCGCCGGCCGGCTGACGCACCTGGCAGCGTAGCCGCGCTGCCAGCGGACGTCGCCATCGGGCGATCCGCTGACGGTCCATTCGAGGACATCCGCGGAACCCAAGAACGCCTGGTGATAATGGCATGACGTAAAGCTCATCTCTACCCGGTCCGCTGACTGACGAACGGCTGGTGGGTACAGGGTCGCCGGGTCGAGGAACGGAAATTCGGCGAGAATCTGGTCGACGTCACGAACCAGCCAACCTGACTTGGTGAATTCGCTGACGGCAACGGCATCGACTACGGGCCCTTCAATGTCGGGGACCGAATAGAACTCGGCCAGCAGTTCGGCGTAGGCGAGTGGGTCCAGACTCTCCCCCAACCGGCGTCCCAGTTCGTGTGCGGCGGCAGTGGAGTTGATGGGGACCACCTCGCCCTCGGTCGGCACGATCAGACCGTAGGTCGGCGCCGGCACGCACTCGGAATAGGAACTGAGGACCACTCGGACCGCATCAGCGACCCAGGCTTCCTGTGCGATCAGCCAATCCTGCGTCCTGAAGTAGTACGAGCCCCAGTTCGTCTCGATGGTCATGCCCTCGGGATGGTCCCGCCGGCTGCGGATATCCTCGTGCTGAGGGTGCAGGATGTGGCGTTCGAACGCCGCCATCAGCCGGTCACCGTCCAACGTCCCTCCCCCCTCGTCCCGGCCACCTACTGGTGGCGTCGTCTGGAGTCCGCCGCCGGCGGTCAGCCGGCCGCTGGTCATGCTATTCGCGGCCGGCCGTCTCCAGCCGAGCGGCCAGTTGATCCAGCAGATGACGCACCATTTCGCCGAGCGCCTCCGGCGGCATGTCGGCCGGCCGATGCCCGGTCAACTCGACGATCAGCGCCCCGGGCGTGTCCGCGACGCCCGGGCCGCGCGCCGCCACGACCAGTTGTCCGCTCTCGGACCGGATCTCCACACAACTTCGGCCCTGAAACAGTTCCACCGTGGAGAGCCGGGCACCGGAGGCCGCGGAGACCAGGACCGCTCCCCCGACGTGGCTGGAGCTGGTCGATGGGTGCAATGCGGCGGTCAACAGCAGACCCAGGTGTCGGTCACTGACGGTACGCAACAACGCGGCGACCGGCCCCGACCAGTCCCACCGCCCGCCCCGGTCCGCCATCGGCACGATCTGCAGCAGGCTCCCGGTGGCGAAGACGACCACCCGTCCACCCGCCGTGGGAGCTGCGGACGTAGGCCGGACGTCGATCGGTCCCCGATCCGCCCAGACATCCCGGCCCGTCGCGCCGGCCGGGGTCTGCGCCGGGAACTCCCGCACTCCCTGGCCGGGCTGGAAGTCGGCGAAGACCCGGAGGTAGTCGCCGTACACCATGGGCAGGTCGAGTCCGGTGAGCCGGTCGAATATCGCCCGGCCGAGCTGCTCGCGGGGCCCGCGGTAGTCGAGCGACAGCTCGAAGTCGTACGCCGCGTACGCCGATTCCGCGTCGTCCAGGTCGGTAGCGGCCAGAGTCAACTGCCCCCAGCCGTCGGCGCCGATGAGCGCGTGGGCGTCGACCGGCAGCACGTAGTCCTCGCCGGAGTCGAAGTACCGGATCAGGTCCAGCGCCTCGGCGACCCGGTGGGCCAGGAGCTGGCCCGGACCCGGGTGCCGCAGGTAGATCTCGACGGTGTCGCCCATTCAGGTGCCCACTAGATGTTCGTCTCGTTGATCCTGGTGGCGTTGTCGATGTCGGTGCCCTGGAACTCGGTCATCGCCAGGATGGTGCCGTCACCCACCCGGGACAGTCCCTCGCCGGCCCGGTTCATGCCGGTCTCCACCAGGTCCGGCAACGACTCCTCGGCACCGTCGGGGACGGCGTAATAGGTCGTCTCGAAGGCGTTGCCGTACTGGTCGGAGCCCCAGGGCCGCTCGGCGTGCACGGCGTTGATCTCACAGAGCACCGCCTGGGTCTCGGTCTTGAACGACTCGGCGATCGAGCGCAGGACCGCGCCGGTGCCGGCGACCTCGTTGGGGTCGCCGTCGACGTTAAGAAACGTACCCATGTCCCTCCTCGTCCTTCTTGCGCAGTGCCTGCGGCAGGTCGGCGTCGTGGTGCTCCAGCATCACGTCGAAGTCGGTCTTGCCGAGCAGCCCGTCGGTCTTCGGCAGCACCCGCTCCATGATCTCGCGGGTCTTCTGGTTGGCGTCCTCGACGGCCGCCCGGACGGTGGCCAGGATCGTCGCGGAGAGCGCCTTCGAGTTGGGGTTGCGGTAGACGCGGGGGTCGAT from the Solwaraspora sp. WMMD1047 genome contains:
- a CDS encoding YbaB/EbfC family nucleoid-associated protein, with the translated sequence MERPQWSAIHGVLDGLKRTLDDAAQTRQQVMEITGTAWSDDRLVKAVVGPRGQLIELEIDPRVYRNPNSKALSATILATVRAAVEDANQKTREIMERVLPKTDGLLGKTDFDVMLEHHDADLPQALRKKDEEGHGYVS